In a genomic window of Poecilia reticulata strain Guanapo linkage group LG22, Guppy_female_1.0+MT, whole genome shotgun sequence:
- the LOC108165824 gene encoding histone-lysine N-methyltransferase NSD2-like codes for MSCSVNVDGSDGMDGIGSSLPAMPEPSNPISMKQPPESLSTLKGRADMGSDPALLMDKAAAQLAATLQDGVLQKMSGHNHSNHSHERLKDLTSLVLNGDQDALPKLCTPEPPMLKGDEAPATNDAHQHNCTPHAEAELKATVPQAAEQPPLEPSCADGTSLVTATESASPGPELGQEVKKRRGRPNKPKLILNRSSVIAMEMPDHTEVIGEVEAANEPAVVSEEPEPITEERPVPTRFCVGDLVWTKVSGYPWWPCMVTRDPELNSHFKQKQKASNSRLGLLYHIQYFGDAPERGFVFEKNMVSFTGEEQYVALSQRNKPPASSAAHRKGSASEERPDSPSDSLDGTKKGERKKEFXCQVVL; via the exons ATGTCGTG ttcgGTGAACGTTGACGGGTCAGATGGGATGGACGGCATCGGTAGCTCCCTGCCTGCAATGCCTGAACCATCCAACCCGATCAGCATGAAGCAGCCGCCCGAGTCCCTGAGCACCCTGAAGGGCCGGGCGGACATGGGCAGCGACCCGGCTCTACTGATGGACAAAGCCGCYGCGCAGCTCGCCGCCACGCTCCAGGACGGCGTCCTCCAGAAGATGTCCGGCCACAACCACAGCAATCACAGCCACGAGAGGCTGAAAGACCTCACCTCCCTGGTGCTGAACGGCGATCAGGACGCTCTACCCAAGCTCTGCACCCCAGAGCCGCCCATGCTGAAAGGCGACGAGGCGCCCGCCACCAATGACGCCCACCAGCACAACTGCACGCCTCATGCCGAGGCCGAGCTGAAGGCGACCGTACCGCAGGCGGCGGAGCAGCCCCCACTGGAACCTTCCTGTGCAGACGGGACCAGCTTGGTCACAGCCACAGAGAGCGCTTCACCTGGACCTGAGCTGGgacaggaagtgaagaaaaGGAGGGGGCGACCGAACAAACCCAAACTTATTCTGAACCGCAGCTCTGTCATCGCCATGGAGATGCCTGACCACACGGAGGTTATCGGAGAAGTGGAAGCGGCAAATGAG ccTGCGGTCGTGTCCGAAGAGCCGGAGCCAATAACAGAAGAGCGCCCTGTACCTACGCGGTTCTGCGTGGGGGATCTGGTTTGGACCAAGGTGTCGGGGTACCCATGGTGGCCCTGCATGGTGACCAGAGACCCAGAACTCAACAGTCActtcaaacagaaacagaaag CCTCCAACAGCAGGTTAGGCCTCCTTTACCATATCCAGTATTTTGGGGACGCTCCAGAGAGAGGCTTCGTCTTTGAGAAGAACATGGTGTCCTTCACTGGGGAGGAGCAGTATGTGGCGCTCAGCCAGAGAAACAAACCACCAGCCTCCAGCGCTGCTCATAGAAAG GGCTCTGCAAGTGAAGAACGTCCTGATTCTCCAAGCGACAGCCTAGATGGGACAAAGAAAGGCGAACGGAAGAAAGAGTTTRTCTGTCAGGTAGTGCTTTAG